In one window of Flavobacterium ginsengisoli DNA:
- a CDS encoding TonB-dependent receptor plug domain-containing protein, whose translation MKKIITSLMLAFSVYDGYSQTEKETDSIVETTINALDEIVISKKKVLYTQKSDRLVFNVENSIVSEGGTALDVLSRAPGVVVSQDGDLSIRGQQGVAVMINGKLTQLSQKELANYLKTTTSSNIKQIEVITNPSSKYDAAGKAGIINIILKKPNASGLKGTAFASYGRGRKNRTNSGFNLNYNKDKWGVFGNYSYTFRGEEEHKTFNQTQYTSLTHQEIASTNHQTSITDEPLTSNNFKIGTQYEVSPKTNLELYVDAKIGRYQNMADGTNKVFNTTNQLIFDALTYNDSKEKWFDYTYAFSGTHKFNDEGKNMVFDFEYETSKFRSNQFQSADNTANATVVNDRRGYIPSQLRVFTGKVDFVNPFKEKQSIEWGFKASIKNNDNPSVYEYYENNQWLIDFNSTNHFEYNEQIYRRLCKLQISVRKIKHSGWFKKRIHGNQYRSENSK comes from the coding sequence ATGAAAAAAATTATAACCTCTCTTATGCTTGCTTTTTCGGTATATGATGGATATTCTCAAACAGAAAAAGAAACTGATAGTATTGTTGAAACAACTATAAATGCTTTAGATGAAATTGTGATTAGTAAAAAGAAAGTACTTTACACTCAAAAATCAGATCGTCTTGTTTTTAATGTAGAAAACAGCATCGTGTCTGAAGGTGGAACTGCTCTTGACGTTTTGTCGCGTGCGCCAGGCGTTGTGGTTTCGCAAGATGGCGATTTGTCTATTCGCGGACAACAAGGTGTTGCTGTAATGATAAACGGTAAATTAACACAGCTTTCGCAGAAAGAATTAGCTAATTATTTAAAAACTACAACTTCATCCAATATCAAACAAATTGAAGTAATTACAAACCCTTCTTCTAAATATGATGCGGCTGGAAAAGCGGGTATTATCAATATCATTCTTAAAAAGCCAAACGCTTCGGGTTTAAAAGGGACTGCTTTTGCGAGTTACGGAAGAGGGCGAAAAAACAGAACTAATTCTGGTTTCAATTTAAATTACAATAAAGATAAATGGGGCGTTTTCGGAAATTACAGTTATACTTTCCGTGGCGAAGAAGAGCATAAGACATTCAATCAGACTCAATATACAAGTCTTACACATCAAGAAATTGCTTCTACAAATCACCAAACTTCTATTACAGATGAGCCTTTGACTTCTAATAATTTTAAAATTGGAACACAATACGAGGTTTCGCCCAAAACCAATTTAGAGCTTTATGTAGACGCTAAAATTGGACGCTATCAAAATATGGCAGACGGAACGAATAAGGTCTTTAATACTACAAATCAGCTCATTTTTGATGCCTTGACTTATAACGACAGTAAAGAAAAATGGTTTGATTATACATATGCTTTTTCTGGTACACATAAATTTAATGACGAAGGAAAAAATATGGTTTTTGATTTTGAATACGAAACTTCAAAGTTTAGATCTAATCAGTTCCAGAGTGCCGATAATACTGCAAACGCTACTGTTGTAAACGATCGTCGCGGTTATATTCCTTCTCAATTAAGAGTTTTTACAGGAAAAGTCGATTTTGTAAATCCGTTCAAGGAAAAACAATCTATTGAGTGGGGTTTTAAAGCCAGCATTAAAAACAATGATAATCCATCGGTTTATGAATATTATGAAAACAACCAATGGCTTATCGATTTTAATTCGACCAATCATTTTGAATATAACGAACAGATTTATCGTCGCTTATGCAAATTACAAATATCAGTTAGAAAAATTAAACATTCAGGCTGGTTTAAGAAGCGAATACACGGCAATCAATATCGATCAGAAAACTCTAAATGA
- a CDS encoding outer membrane beta-barrel family protein: MQAGLRSEYTAINIDQKTLNEEHKDDYLKWFPSLSLKYEFTSNHSAHASYSKRINRPSQFDLNPFRFYDDSFNYSQGNPNLIPEITHAMEIGYAWKSNFMASLYFNSTKDVFTEVYNYNPDNNTTITTQINVDKSYNYGVNITNTAELNKWWSVNTLFNVFENKFMGEILNSNTIDPIMTVNLSVQNSFTITETLKAEGNAQYQSKSNLGIYQRDGFFDFSIGISKQVLAKKGSIKLNFTDVFNTNNFYIKSAVAQTTIDKKYDLDNRIATIAFTYRI; this comes from the coding sequence ATTCAGGCTGGTTTAAGAAGCGAATACACGGCAATCAATATCGATCAGAAAACTCTAAATGAAGAGCATAAAGATGATTATTTGAAATGGTTTCCGAGTCTTTCTTTAAAATATGAATTTACAAGCAATCATTCTGCACATGCATCTTACAGTAAAAGAATCAATAGACCAAGCCAGTTTGATTTGAATCCGTTTCGTTTTTACGATGATTCATTCAATTATTCGCAAGGAAATCCAAACTTGATTCCAGAGATTACACATGCTATGGAAATTGGTTACGCTTGGAAAAGCAATTTTATGGCTTCTCTTTATTTTAATAGCACTAAAGATGTTTTTACAGAAGTGTACAATTATAATCCTGACAACAATACAACGATTACAACTCAGATAAATGTTGACAAATCATACAATTACGGAGTTAATATTACCAATACGGCTGAGTTAAACAAATGGTGGTCTGTAAACACTTTATTTAATGTTTTTGAGAATAAATTTATGGGAGAGATTTTAAACAGTAATACTATTGATCCTATAATGACAGTAAATCTGAGTGTTCAAAATTCTTTTACTATAACTGAAACCTTGAAAGCAGAAGGAAATGCACAATATCAATCAAAATCTAATCTTGGAATTTACCAAAGAGATGGTTTCTTTGATTTTAGCATCGGAATATCTAAACAAGTTTTAGCCAAAAAAGGAAGCATCAAACTCAATTTTACTGATGTTTTCAATACTAATAATTTCTACATTAAATCGGCAGTTGCGCAAACTACTATTGATAAAAAATATGATTTAGATAATCGTATTGCGACAATTGCATTTACATACCGTATATAA
- a CDS encoding PepSY-associated TM helix domain-containing protein, whose protein sequence is MLAVKKELPGKDIHGLWYNGLDKTIKVDVASDSLIYVNPYNGKITGMVDHEDFFHEIDEGHRYVWLGREVGTAVTSWATLIFFFLLISGIILWFPKKWNKTTINNSFKIKWSAKFKRLNYDLHNVLGFYSLLLAFLIALTGLIMSFHWVRESTYWITGGFSNEKEKKEVVAEIKSDTLLKPKYDMLTSADIIFNRVRKEIAKQNHEAVIIHFPDEPKDNFYACTDMHNGNWRDLYFDQKTLELLPNSKKYIGDEKFHDWMSRSNYSLHVGAIGGITTKILYFTASLICASLPITGFYIWWGRKKKTKKS, encoded by the coding sequence ATGCTTGCTGTTAAGAAAGAATTGCCAGGAAAAGACATTCACGGCTTATGGTATAACGGTTTAGATAAAACAATAAAAGTTGATGTTGCATCTGATTCTTTGATTTATGTAAACCCTTATAATGGAAAAATAACCGGAATGGTTGATCATGAAGATTTTTTTCATGAAATTGATGAAGGACACCGTTATGTTTGGTTGGGTAGAGAAGTAGGAACTGCAGTAACATCTTGGGCAACTTTAATTTTCTTCTTTTTATTGATAAGCGGTATTATTTTATGGTTTCCTAAAAAGTGGAATAAAACAACCATCAATAATAGTTTCAAAATTAAATGGAGTGCCAAATTTAAAAGGCTTAATTATGATCTGCATAATGTTTTAGGGTTTTACTCGCTTCTTTTAGCATTTTTGATTGCGTTAACAGGTTTAATCATGAGTTTTCATTGGGTAAGAGAAAGCACCTACTGGATTACTGGAGGTTTTAGCAATGAAAAAGAAAAGAAAGAAGTTGTTGCTGAAATAAAATCGGATACACTTTTAAAACCTAAATATGATATGCTGACTTCTGCGGATATTATTTTTAATCGAGTTCGTAAAGAAATTGCGAAGCAGAATCATGAGGCCGTAATTATTCATTTTCCAGATGAACCGAAAGATAATTTTTACGCATGTACCGATATGCACAACGGGAATTGGAGAGATTTATATTTTGACCAGAAAACATTAGAATTGCTTCCAAATTCTAAAAAATATATAGGAGATGAGAAATTCCACGATTGGATGAGTCGTTCAAATTATAGCCTTCATGTTGGCGCAATTGGCGGAATAACAACCAAAATTCTCTATTTTACAGCAAGTTTAATCTGCGCGAGTTTACCTATTACCGGTTTTTATATTTGGTGGGGAAGAAAGAAGAAAACAAAGAAAAGCTAG
- a CDS encoding PepSY domain-containing protein yields the protein MNIFKKRLNKPPNKGKSRFSKINAWLHLWLGLASGIVVFIMGITGCILVFEHEIKELTSPWLKVEAQSADRVLPPSKIYACC from the coding sequence ATGAATATTTTTAAAAAACGTTTAAATAAACCTCCAAATAAAGGAAAATCAAGATTCAGTAAAATCAATGCTTGGCTGCATCTGTGGCTCGGACTTGCTTCTGGAATTGTAGTTTTTATAATGGGAATTACAGGCTGCATTTTGGTTTTTGAACATGAAATAAAAGAACTAACTTCTCCGTGGCTTAAAGTTGAAGCTCAAAGTGCAGATAGAGTTTTGCCTCCTTCTAAAATATATGCTTGCTGTTAA
- a CDS encoding DUF4374 domain-containing protein: MFVNKFAKCFALACLSLSIFSCSSDNNDSTEPTEPTVNGTKYVASYWLDDYTQYILDFNSIDQLMTGEISAKGVGIEQNGSCFPIENTFFALSTDDEGAASFKLNSSGKLIQAGKLAFESSYAVGYTDDKKLVNIGATWDGSSSDYELMIYNPATVSIEGRKFNDFAVDPANKKVLYWPTGVAVSGDKLFVPVYTKDVTDGTNKVLSSDATVRIYKYPSLEYVTTIKDTRTTAIGMYYTNTGIVQTESGDVYTFSSNARAGGYPVTTAASGILRIKKGDAKFDPGYFFNLEESTLKGKVLATYPLGGEKVFISYIPNDVDAVNAVYSFLNTKTIFKSAILDLSNKTILAVTGLPDHGGDEFFGLGSLLVDNGKAYKSFVTGDEARVYQIDIATGVAKAGALIKEGLYLPTIGKLTY; the protein is encoded by the coding sequence ATGTTTGTAAACAAATTTGCAAAATGCTTTGCATTGGCTTGTCTGTCACTTTCTATTTTTTCATGTAGTAGTGATAATAATGATTCGACCGAACCAACCGAACCAACGGTAAATGGTACTAAATATGTTGCCTCTTATTGGCTTGACGATTATACACAGTATATTCTTGATTTTAATTCTATAGACCAGTTAATGACTGGCGAAATCAGTGCTAAAGGAGTTGGAATTGAACAAAACGGATCTTGTTTTCCTATCGAAAATACATTTTTTGCTTTAAGTACTGATGATGAAGGAGCTGCTTCTTTTAAACTTAACAGCAGTGGAAAACTTATACAAGCAGGAAAACTAGCTTTCGAATCGTCTTATGCTGTTGGTTATACAGATGACAAAAAACTAGTCAATATTGGTGCAACTTGGGACGGAAGTTCATCAGATTATGAACTTATGATTTACAATCCTGCAACTGTTTCTATAGAAGGACGTAAGTTTAATGATTTTGCTGTAGACCCAGCTAACAAAAAGGTTTTATACTGGCCAACTGGAGTTGCTGTATCAGGAGATAAACTTTTTGTTCCTGTTTACACTAAAGATGTAACAGACGGAACAAATAAAGTATTATCATCTGATGCGACTGTTAGAATTTACAAATATCCTTCTTTGGAATATGTTACAACAATAAAAGATACTAGAACAACTGCAATTGGAATGTATTATACAAATACCGGAATTGTTCAGACAGAATCTGGAGATGTTTATACATTTTCATCTAATGCACGTGCAGGAGGATATCCTGTTACAACTGCTGCTTCAGGAATTTTACGCATCAAAAAAGGAGATGCTAAGTTTGATCCAGGTTACTTCTTCAATTTGGAAGAAAGTACATTAAAAGGAAAAGTTCTTGCGACTTATCCATTAGGCGGAGAAAAAGTTTTCATTTCTTATATTCCTAATGATGTAGATGCTGTTAATGCAGTTTACAGTTTCTTAAATACAAAAACAATTTTCAAGTCGGCTATTTTAGATTTATCAAATAAAACTATTCTTGCTGTAACAGGCTTGCCTGATCATGGTGGAGATGAGTTTTTTGGGTTAGGAAGTTTGCTTGTAGATAACGGAAAAGCATACAAAAGTTTTGTTACAGGAGACGAAGCACGTGTTTATCAAATCGATATCGCGACTGGTGTTGCAAAAGCTGGAGCTCTTATCAAAGAAGGCCTTTATTTGCCTACAATTGGTAAACTTACATATTAA
- a CDS encoding TonB-dependent receptor, translating to MLTILLISFQGYSQKNKSSLNGVILNAGKPQEGVSVALKGTPYATLTNSKGEYKFTVAPGNYTLVVAYTGYKATETAIIVKESAKTVEDITIEEDMATLNEVAVTGKSKVQRVREQAYNITAVDLKKTYNTSADLNQVLNKTTGVRIREYGGLGSAFNFSLNGFSGSQVKFFLDGVPMDSYGSALTLNNIPVNMAERIDVYKGVVPIELGADALGGAVNIVTNKNVNRYIDASYSYGSFNTHRAAVNTRFSGRDGFIANINAFANYSDNDYKVDVSVVDKNTSKFLPEQKYKHFHDGYKSGTVMAEAGFKNRNFADYLLVGFAMAGNKKEIQQGRTMQKVVGQAFTDSQSFITSLKYKKDNLFTKGLSLNINSTYALVNNRSIDTSSRVYDWTGNYVYRQFANAGDKGELGNKTIYVYDEANAQFTSNLKYQLNNQHSVALNYTYLAYKRKATEEFQKVVDLGEPTIDKGILGFGYNFSGLDNRLAISAFGKMYDLSTKMVTNSISQSASSNNYGYGATSAYHLSDKFQIKGSFEHAYRLPSATEMLGDGLTINSNIGLKPESSDNANFGLAFLTQQTKNHFSAETSLIYRQAKDFIREKQDGDKTVYENLQNVQITGIDGVFRYGYKDLLTFEVNGTYQKSLNKNKFKSGTAIPDALYDAQLPNVPIFFGNADLTFNFKNVKYKGDRLSLNASANYIDDFYLTWPVLGSLETKKAIPEQFTQNAMVAYSFLNGTYNLAFECRNITDVKVYDYFKVQKPGRSFSVKFRYFLQ from the coding sequence TTGCTTACAATTCTGTTAATTTCATTTCAAGGGTATTCACAAAAGAACAAATCGAGTTTAAACGGAGTTATTTTAAATGCTGGGAAACCGCAGGAAGGAGTTTCGGTTGCGCTGAAAGGAACTCCTTATGCTACACTAACTAATAGTAAGGGAGAATATAAATTTACGGTTGCGCCTGGCAACTATACATTAGTAGTTGCATATACAGGTTATAAAGCTACAGAAACAGCAATAATTGTAAAAGAGAGCGCTAAAACTGTTGAAGATATTACCATTGAAGAAGATATGGCGACTTTAAATGAAGTAGCTGTAACAGGTAAATCTAAAGTACAGCGTGTTAGGGAACAGGCTTATAATATTACCGCAGTTGATCTTAAGAAAACCTACAATACCTCTGCAGATTTAAATCAGGTTTTGAATAAAACAACTGGAGTTCGTATTCGCGAATATGGAGGATTGGGTTCTGCATTTAATTTTTCTCTAAATGGATTTTCAGGAAGTCAGGTTAAGTTTTTCTTGGATGGCGTGCCTATGGACAGTTATGGATCTGCACTTACATTGAATAACATTCCAGTAAATATGGCAGAAAGAATCGATGTTTACAAAGGAGTTGTGCCAATAGAATTAGGAGCTGATGCGTTGGGAGGAGCTGTAAATATTGTAACCAACAAAAATGTAAACCGTTACATAGACGCTTCATACAGTTATGGTTCGTTTAATACGCACAGAGCCGCTGTAAATACGAGATTTTCTGGTAGAGATGGTTTTATAGCCAACATTAATGCATTCGCTAATTACTCTGATAATGATTATAAAGTTGATGTAAGTGTGGTAGATAAAAATACTTCTAAATTTTTGCCAGAACAAAAATATAAGCATTTCCATGATGGATATAAGTCGGGTACAGTAATGGCTGAAGCAGGATTTAAGAATAGAAATTTTGCAGATTATTTGCTTGTTGGTTTTGCGATGGCAGGAAACAAGAAAGAAATTCAACAGGGAAGAACCATGCAGAAAGTTGTTGGACAAGCTTTTACAGACAGTCAAAGTTTTATCACATCTTTAAAATATAAAAAAGACAATCTTTTTACTAAAGGTTTGTCTTTGAATATTAATTCTACATATGCTCTAGTAAACAATCGCTCTATCGATACTTCGTCGAGAGTTTATGATTGGACTGGAAATTACGTTTACAGGCAGTTTGCCAATGCTGGAGATAAAGGAGAATTGGGCAACAAAACAATTTATGTATACGATGAGGCAAATGCGCAATTCACATCCAATTTGAAATATCAGTTAAATAACCAACATTCTGTTGCTTTAAATTATACTTATCTAGCATATAAAAGAAAGGCAACTGAAGAGTTTCAAAAAGTTGTCGATCTTGGTGAACCTACTATCGATAAAGGCATTTTAGGTTTTGGATACAATTTTAGCGGTCTGGATAACCGACTTGCAATTTCTGCTTTTGGTAAGATGTACGATCTGTCAACCAAAATGGTTACCAATTCGATTAGCCAATCTGCATCGTCAAATAATTATGGCTATGGGGCTACTTCGGCTTATCATTTGTCGGATAAATTTCAAATAAAAGGTTCATTTGAACATGCTTATCGCTTGCCATCAGCGACAGAAATGCTAGGTGACGGATTAACAATCAACAGTAATATTGGCTTGAAACCCGAAAGTAGTGATAATGCAAATTTTGGATTGGCATTTCTTACTCAACAAACCAAAAATCATTTTAGTGCCGAAACAAGTTTGATATACAGACAAGCAAAAGATTTTATCAGAGAGAAACAAGACGGAGATAAAACCGTTTATGAAAATCTTCAAAATGTACAAATAACGGGTATCGACGGAGTTTTTAGATATGGATATAAAGATCTGCTTACTTTCGAAGTAAATGGTACTTATCAAAAAAGTCTCAACAAAAATAAATTTAAATCTGGAACAGCAATTCCAGATGCGCTATATGACGCACAATTGCCAAACGTTCCAATCTTTTTTGGAAATGCCGATCTGACTTTCAATTTTAAAAATGTCAAATATAAAGGAGATCGACTTTCTCTAAACGCAAGTGCAAATTATATAGACGATTTTTATCTGACTTGGCCAGTTTTAGGAAGCTTAGAAACTAAAAAGGCAATTCCAGAACAATTTACTCAAAATGCAATGGTTGCATATTCTTTCTTAAACGGAACATATAATCTGGCTTTTGAGTGCCGAAACATTACTGATGTAAAGGTGTACGACTATTTTAAAGTTCAAAAGCCAGGACGTTCCTTCTCAGTTAAGTTTAGATACTTTCTTCAATAA
- a CDS encoding T9SS type B sorting domain-containing protein, with protein sequence MKGKTFFVVFLFIVCFHVHAQLCTGSLGDAVVKIDFGTGTSSHGTALGTGITSYTYTTADFPNDGSYTIEKTTNTPGTWWTTTDHTGGGYMMVVNASLSTTDYFYKNTVTGLCPDTTYEFVAWIMNLLRSNDTSPPNITFTIESTSGTILGTYNTGDIGLSSSAIWKQYGFYFTTPTGIPTVVIRMRNNKAGAAPGNDIALDDITFRACGPTVTSSVQNNTNTNLTICQGDTQSYTLAGTVSSGYSNPAYQWQVSGDNGTTWIDISGANALTYTFVPNSTAGTYLYRMAVAQSSNISSTTCRVVSNTISFKINESSIAPVFTTVQPTCDVPSGTIIIATTANTAYSIDGTNYQTSGIFSGLSGGDYKVTTKLNTGCASTPVVAHINSVTSSNATPSFSVTQPVICSNPLGTITITSIDYEYSFDNGTTWSTSNYKTGLEAGDYQIKTRNSSNCETTAVLVSILVPPGYPPTPAVSIVQPDCISATGTITISDSASAYSFDNGLTWGVSNSKNNLVPGIYKVLIKNNLGCISLLPNEVEIKAYINQEPLVTAVSPQLFCLQQNATLSDVSVTGQNIKWYDAQTNGNLLPNTTILQNKTYYASQTIAVCESERTPIAINIQNTPAPTGDLQQDFCTTQKPTIANLTVAGTNIVWYDSISNGVVLSSSTSLTNGATYYASQTINGCESVSRLTVSVSIVAPSLAFNNISANVCDELNNGSEVINLKSYNNQIAECSSCTFTYYTTLSGAENQTVSNQITDETSYTLSADTTLIYVRIDSNDKCYQIAELNLTLVNVPIIVISDVVSLCQNKEVEVHAGSGFESYLWSTQATTESIIITEAGSYSVMVTQNHGGVICSSTKDFQVKLSNTAEIKNLSVKDWTDADNSIEVELADTSLGNYEYSIDGNTYQDNNIFSGLTTGDYIVYVRDKNGCGTVNQEVFLLNYPKFFTPNQDGYNDTWGIKFSETEPEINTKIFDRYGKFIKELNAYTFWDGKLNGIDLPATDYWFVVTRANGKIYKGHFTLKR encoded by the coding sequence TTGAAAGGTAAAACTTTTTTTGTTGTATTTCTATTTATTGTCTGCTTCCATGTGCACGCTCAGCTGTGCACAGGAAGTTTAGGCGATGCCGTTGTCAAAATTGATTTCGGTACTGGTACTTCATCACATGGAACTGCTTTAGGAACTGGAATTACAAGTTATACTTATACAACAGCAGATTTTCCCAATGATGGTTCTTATACCATTGAAAAAACAACTAACACACCAGGAACTTGGTGGACTACAACAGATCATACCGGTGGAGGATATATGATGGTAGTTAATGCAAGTCTTTCTACAACCGATTATTTTTATAAAAATACCGTTACGGGACTTTGCCCAGATACTACATATGAGTTTGTTGCGTGGATTATGAATTTATTGCGATCAAATGATACTAGTCCGCCCAATATTACTTTCACAATTGAATCAACTTCTGGAACTATATTAGGAACTTACAATACCGGAGATATTGGTTTAAGTTCTAGTGCTATCTGGAAACAGTATGGCTTTTACTTTACAACACCTACAGGCATTCCTACAGTTGTAATTAGAATGCGAAACAATAAAGCAGGAGCAGCGCCTGGAAATGATATTGCTTTGGACGATATTACTTTTCGTGCCTGCGGTCCGACAGTTACTTCATCAGTACAAAACAATACAAATACGAATTTAACGATTTGTCAAGGCGATACACAAAGTTATACACTTGCGGGAACAGTTTCTTCAGGATATTCAAATCCAGCTTACCAGTGGCAGGTTAGCGGCGATAACGGAACAACTTGGATTGATATTTCGGGCGCAAACGCACTAACTTATACTTTTGTTCCCAATTCTACAGCTGGGACTTACTTGTATCGCATGGCGGTAGCACAAAGCAGTAATATTTCATCGACTACTTGTAGAGTCGTGTCAAATACTATTAGTTTTAAAATCAATGAAAGCTCCATTGCCCCAGTTTTCACGACAGTGCAACCAACATGCGATGTACCCAGCGGAACTATTATTATTGCTACAACAGCCAATACGGCTTATAGTATTGATGGGACGAATTATCAAACATCGGGTATTTTTTCTGGTTTGTCGGGAGGCGATTATAAGGTTACTACAAAATTAAATACAGGCTGTGCTTCAACTCCTGTAGTGGCACATATAAATTCTGTAACTTCATCAAATGCGACTCCTTCATTTTCGGTTACACAGCCTGTAATTTGTTCGAATCCTTTAGGAACAATTACAATCACAAGCATCGATTACGAGTATAGTTTTGACAATGGCACAACATGGTCAACGAGTAACTATAAAACAGGTTTAGAAGCAGGAGACTATCAGATTAAAACTAGAAATAGTTCTAATTGCGAAACTACAGCAGTGTTGGTTTCTATTTTGGTACCACCGGGTTATCCGCCAACTCCAGCAGTTTCGATTGTACAGCCAGATTGTATTTCAGCAACAGGAACAATTACAATTTCTGATTCGGCTTCAGCGTATAGTTTTGATAACGGACTAACTTGGGGAGTTTCAAATTCAAAGAATAATTTAGTTCCAGGAATTTATAAGGTTTTGATAAAAAACAATTTAGGTTGTATTTCATTATTGCCAAATGAAGTCGAGATAAAGGCTTACATTAATCAAGAGCCGCTTGTTACAGCTGTGAGTCCGCAACTTTTCTGCCTACAGCAAAATGCAACATTGAGTGATGTTAGTGTTACGGGACAAAACATCAAATGGTATGATGCTCAAACAAATGGAAACTTATTGCCCAATACTACCATTTTGCAAAACAAAACATATTACGCTTCTCAAACTATTGCTGTTTGCGAAAGTGAAAGAACTCCAATTGCGATCAATATTCAAAATACTCCAGCTCCAACAGGTGATTTACAGCAAGATTTTTGTACCACTCAAAAACCAACAATCGCAAACTTAACAGTTGCAGGAACCAATATAGTTTGGTATGATAGTATATCAAACGGAGTAGTTTTATCTTCTTCAACAAGTTTAACAAATGGGGCAACCTATTATGCTTCTCAGACTATAAATGGCTGTGAAAGTGTAAGCCGTCTGACAGTCTCGGTTTCTATAGTTGCCCCATCTTTAGCATTTAATAATATTTCGGCTAATGTTTGCGATGAATTAAATAATGGATCTGAAGTTATAAATCTAAAGAGTTATAATAATCAGATAGCAGAATGCAGTTCATGTACGTTTACCTACTATACGACTTTATCTGGAGCAGAAAATCAAACAGTATCGAATCAAATTACAGATGAAACTAGTTATACTTTATCAGCTGACACAACATTAATTTATGTTCGAATAGATTCTAATGATAAATGCTATCAAATTGCTGAATTAAATTTAACATTAGTAAATGTGCCTATCATCGTAATTTCTGATGTCGTTTCGTTATGCCAAAATAAAGAGGTTGAGGTTCATGCAGGTTCTGGTTTTGAAAGTTATTTATGGTCAACCCAAGCTACGACAGAATCGATAATCATTACAGAAGCTGGCTCATATTCTGTGATGGTTACACAAAATCACGGTGGTGTTATTTGTTCATCTACAAAAGATTTTCAGGTAAAACTCTCGAATACTGCTGAAATCAAGAATCTTTCTGTCAAAGATTGGACAGATGCTGACAATAGTATTGAAGTTGAATTAGCAGACACAAGTCTTGGTAATTACGAATATTCAATTGATGGAAACACTTATCAAGACAATAACATTTTCTCAGGATTAACAACAGGAGATTACATTGTTTATGTTCGAGATAAAAACGGCTGTGGAACTGTAAATCAAGAAGTCTTTTTATTGAATTATCCAAAGTTTTTTACTCCGAATCAAGACGGTTACAATGATACTTGGGGAATAAAGTTCTCTGAAACAGAACCCGAAATCAATACTAAAATATTTGATAGATACGGAAAATTCATAAAAGAACTGAATGCTTATACTTTTTGGGACGGAAAACTCAACGGAATAGATTTGCCAGCAACAGATTATTGGTTTGTAGTGACAAGAGCAAATGGCAAGATTTATAAGGGACACTTCACTTTAAAACGCTAA
- a CDS encoding class I SAM-dependent methyltransferase, whose product MKNEELQAIASQLKHPSGEKGIEMGNMMNETNINMTKHSIQNLNISKENKILELGHGNAGHAEFLFEQADNLKYYGLEMSELMFKEARQINRNFVSQKQAFFSIYDGNRIPFEDESFDKIFTVNTIYFWQKPEDLLSEIYRVLKPNGNFCLTFAEEDFMKKLPFTQFEFELYSTEKAQQLIEKTAFQIVYTETQTEKVKSKTGELVDRAFTTIVLEK is encoded by the coding sequence ATGAAAAATGAAGAATTACAAGCCATAGCTTCTCAATTAAAGCATCCATCAGGAGAAAAAGGAATCGAAATGGGAAATATGATGAACGAAACGAACATCAATATGACCAAACATTCCATTCAAAATCTAAATATTTCAAAAGAGAATAAAATTCTAGAATTAGGCCATGGAAATGCAGGTCATGCTGAATTTCTTTTCGAACAAGCAGATAACCTAAAATATTACGGACTTGAAATGTCTGAATTAATGTTTAAGGAAGCGCGCCAGATCAATAGAAATTTCGTTTCTCAAAAACAGGCATTCTTTTCTATTTATGACGGAAATAGAATTCCGTTTGAAGACGAATCTTTCGATAAAATATTTACAGTAAACACCATTTATTTTTGGCAAAAGCCAGAAGATTTGCTTTCGGAAATCTACAGAGTTTTAAAACCAAACGGAAATTTCTGTCTGACTTTTGCTGAAGAAGATTTTATGAAAAAGCTTCCTTTTACTCAATTTGAATTTGAGCTTTACAGCACCGAGAAGGCGCAGCAATTAATAGAGAAAACAGCTTTTCAAATTGTTTATACTGAAACTCAGACCGAAAAGGTGAAAAGCAAAACCGGCGAATTGGTCGACAGAGCTTTTACTACAATTGTTCTAGAAAAATAA